In Vibrio gangliei, a single window of DNA contains:
- the rpoZ gene encoding DNA-directed RNA polymerase subunit omega: protein MARVTVQDAVEKIGNRFDLVLIAARRARQMQTGNKDALVPEENDKTTVIALREIEEGLITKEVLDARERQEQQEQDAAELAAVSSIVHHR from the coding sequence ATGGCACGCGTAACTGTCCAAGACGCTGTTGAAAAAATCGGTAACCGTTTCGACCTAGTTCTTATTGCGGCTCGCCGCGCTCGTCAAATGCAAACTGGTAACAAAGATGCATTGGTTCCGGAAGAGAACGATAAGACTACCGTGATCGCTCTACGTGAGATCGAAGAAGGCTTAATCACGAAAGAAGTATTGGACGCACGTGAGCGCCAAGAACAACAAGAGCAAGACGCGGCAGAATTAGCAGCAGTAAGCAGCATCGTTCACCACCGTTAA
- a CDS encoding aspartate aminotransferase family protein: MSVDTQVKRSWFEEVMVPCYSPMEMIPVRGQGSVVWDQEGKEYIDFAGGIAVSCLGHCHPIMVEALTEQAHKIWHLSNVMTNEPALRLAKKLTEISFAEKVFFANSGAEANEAALKLARRWAKEVHGEDKSEIIAFVQGFHGRTFFTVTVGGQPAYSDGFGPKPGNITHIPYNDLEALKAHISDKTCAVMMEPLQGEGGVVSPDAEFVQAVRDLCDQNNALLIFDEVQTGNGRTGEFYAYQGLGVTPDILSTAKSLGGGFPIGAMLTTTELAQHMKVGVHGSTYGGNPLACAVAEAVVNHISQPQVLEGVLEREQWLKQGLEKLNQKYGIFADIRGKGLLIGAELTQEWHGRARDILVAAGKNGLLLLVAGANVVRFTPSLVITKNEIEQGLEKLDAALASLMD; this comes from the coding sequence ATGTCAGTAGATACTCAAGTAAAAAGAAGCTGGTTTGAAGAAGTCATGGTGCCTTGTTACAGCCCGATGGAAATGATTCCAGTGCGTGGCCAAGGTTCAGTGGTTTGGGATCAAGAGGGTAAAGAATACATTGATTTTGCTGGTGGTATTGCGGTCAGTTGCTTGGGTCATTGCCATCCTATTATGGTGGAAGCTCTAACCGAACAAGCACACAAAATTTGGCACCTCAGCAATGTGATGACCAATGAACCAGCGCTACGCCTAGCGAAAAAACTTACCGAAATTAGCTTCGCAGAAAAGGTCTTTTTTGCCAACTCAGGCGCAGAAGCAAACGAAGCCGCATTAAAATTAGCGCGTCGTTGGGCAAAAGAAGTGCACGGTGAAGACAAGAGTGAAATCATTGCTTTTGTGCAAGGCTTTCATGGCCGTACTTTCTTTACCGTCACTGTGGGTGGGCAGCCGGCTTACTCGGATGGTTTTGGCCCGAAACCAGGCAATATTACCCATATTCCTTACAACGACCTTGAAGCGTTAAAAGCGCACATTTCAGATAAAACTTGTGCGGTAATGATGGAGCCACTACAAGGTGAAGGTGGCGTGGTTTCACCGGATGCCGAGTTTGTACAAGCGGTGCGCGATCTTTGTGATCAAAACAATGCGCTATTGATCTTCGATGAAGTGCAAACTGGTAATGGCCGTACCGGTGAATTTTATGCTTATCAAGGCCTAGGTGTGACGCCAGACATTCTCTCTACTGCGAAATCTTTAGGTGGCGGCTTCCCGATTGGCGCAATGCTGACGACCACAGAACTTGCTCAACACATGAAAGTGGGCGTGCATGGTTCAACTTATGGCGGTAACCCGTTGGCGTGTGCGGTGGCTGAGGCGGTAGTCAATCACATCAGCCAACCGCAAGTGTTAGAAGGTGTGCTTGAGCGTGAACAATGGCTGAAACAAGGCTTAGAAAAGTTGAATCAAAAATACGGTATCTTTGCTGATATTCGTGGTAAAGGCTTATTGATTGGTGCCGAATTGACACAAGAGTGGCATGGCCGCGCGCGTGATATTCTGGTTGCAGCAGGCAAAAATGGTTTATTACTTCTGGTGGCGGGGGCGAACGTTGTGCGCTTTACACCTTCATTAGTGATTACTAAAAATGAAATTGAGCAAGGTTTAGAAAAACTCGATGCGGCTTTAGCGTCACTCATGGATTAA
- a CDS encoding aminodeoxychorismate/anthranilate synthase component II — MLLIIDNYDSFTYNLYQYFCELGQQVRVIRNDEIDIAGIEALNPSHLVISPGPCTPNEAGISLQAIKHFAGKLPILGVCLGHQAIAQVFGGKVVRARQVMHGKTSLIRHTGASVFRHLPNPLMVTRYHSLVVQKDSLPSCFELTAWTTLDNGEMDEIMGYQHKTLPIDAVQFHPESIKTECGHQILANFLQRY, encoded by the coding sequence ATGCTACTGATCATTGATAACTACGATTCTTTTACTTACAACTTGTACCAATACTTCTGCGAATTAGGGCAACAAGTACGTGTGATTCGTAATGATGAGATTGATATTGCTGGCATTGAAGCGTTAAATCCAAGCCATTTGGTCATTTCACCGGGTCCATGCACACCCAATGAAGCCGGTATCTCTTTGCAAGCGATAAAACATTTTGCTGGTAAGCTGCCTATTCTGGGCGTGTGTCTGGGTCATCAAGCCATCGCGCAAGTGTTTGGTGGGAAAGTGGTTCGTGCTCGGCAGGTGATGCATGGTAAAACGTCGCTTATTCGACACACAGGTGCCAGCGTATTTCGCCATTTGCCTAACCCACTCATGGTGACACGCTACCATTCTTTGGTGGTGCAAAAGGATAGCTTGCCATCCTGTTTTGAGTTGACCGCTTGGACGACCTTAGATAATGGTGAGATGGATGAGATTATGGGCTATCAACACAAAACCTTGCCGATTGACGCGGTGCAGTTTCACCCTGAATCGATCAAAACCGAATGTGGTCATCAAATCTTAGCGAACTTTCTTCAGCGTTATTAA
- a CDS encoding FdhF/YdeP family oxidoreductase — MAIKKYTHAAGGWGALISTSKHLLKSENVAKNIRNLLRTNQDKGFDCPGCAWGEDGEKGYFHFCENGAKAVNWEGTSRRVNGDFFAQHPVNWLRKQSDYFLEYQGRLNQPVRYNAQTDHYEAISWDEAFALIAQHIKQLDSPNQAEFYTSGRASNEAAFLYQLFARAVGTNNFPDCSNMCHEATSVALAQSIGIGKGTTRMEDFSKADAIFLFGQNPATNHPRMMDTLYKASRRGASIVSFNNLKERGLERFTNPQNKIEMLTNGSTPISGHYFKPKLGGDMAAVRGMVKALYEFDQNELAQGRASIFDHDYIQQHTNGMEDYLAKVAATKWDDIIEQSGLTREEIDTAATTYRQAKRVITTWAMGITQHKHSVNTIQEIVNLQLLFGQIGREGAGVCPVRGHSNVQGDRTVGINEKPSAAFNGKMEQVFNFTVPKDPGHNVVESIKAMLAGESKIFIGLGGNFVSATPDTRLTQQALESCNLTVNIATKLNRTHLSPGKDSLILPCLGRTDVDLQKGGQQCVTVEDSFSMVHASYGAVENDKDKNDQGEMRSEPAIIAGMAHATLGSYPVDWLHLIEDYDRIRSLIEKVIPGFAGVNDKIKQPGGFYLGNSARDNNWQTPSGKAEIKSHDLPQHLMPAKLREMSDQAVFVLQTMRSHDQYNTTVYGFDDRYRGVFGERKVLFMNAQDIEKLGMKAGDRVDIRSLYADQYEREVFGFKLVEYDIPAGNIAAYFPEANPLVALHDSGDLSHTPVSKAIVVTVKKSAETTENIHVVSY; from the coding sequence ATGGCCATTAAAAAATATACCCACGCCGCCGGCGGCTGGGGTGCATTGATCAGCACCAGTAAGCATCTACTCAAAAGCGAAAACGTCGCAAAAAATATCCGTAATTTACTTCGTACCAACCAAGACAAAGGCTTTGACTGCCCGGGCTGTGCTTGGGGCGAAGATGGCGAAAAAGGCTATTTCCACTTCTGTGAAAACGGTGCCAAAGCGGTCAACTGGGAAGGAACAAGCCGTCGAGTGAATGGTGATTTTTTTGCGCAGCACCCTGTGAATTGGCTGCGCAAACAAAGTGACTATTTTCTTGAGTATCAAGGCCGTTTGAACCAACCGGTTCGCTACAATGCGCAAACCGATCATTATGAAGCGATCAGTTGGGATGAGGCTTTTGCCCTCATCGCGCAACATATCAAGCAATTAGACTCCCCGAATCAAGCTGAGTTTTACACCTCTGGACGCGCCAGTAATGAAGCGGCGTTCTTATATCAGTTGTTTGCGCGTGCCGTCGGTACCAATAACTTCCCTGATTGTTCTAATATGTGCCATGAAGCTACCAGCGTTGCATTAGCTCAGTCCATCGGCATTGGTAAAGGCACTACGCGTATGGAAGATTTCAGCAAAGCAGACGCCATCTTCTTATTCGGCCAAAACCCAGCAACTAACCACCCGCGTATGATGGATACGCTTTATAAAGCCTCACGACGTGGTGCGTCGATTGTGTCGTTCAACAACTTAAAAGAACGTGGGCTAGAACGCTTTACCAACCCACAAAACAAGATTGAAATGCTCACTAATGGCTCCACCCCAATCAGTGGCCATTACTTCAAACCAAAACTTGGTGGCGACATGGCGGCAGTTCGCGGCATGGTTAAAGCCTTGTATGAATTTGATCAAAATGAACTCGCTCAAGGTCGTGCCTCTATTTTCGATCATGATTACATTCAGCAGCACACCAATGGCATGGAAGACTACCTAGCGAAAGTGGCGGCAACCAAGTGGGATGACATCATTGAGCAATCTGGCCTGACACGCGAAGAAATTGACACAGCAGCGACCACCTATCGCCAAGCGAAGCGTGTGATCACCACTTGGGCGATGGGCATTACCCAACACAAGCATTCGGTCAACACCATTCAAGAAATCGTTAACTTGCAACTCTTATTCGGTCAGATTGGTCGCGAAGGTGCAGGTGTGTGCCCTGTGCGTGGTCACAGTAACGTACAAGGTGACCGCACAGTAGGCATCAATGAAAAACCCTCCGCTGCGTTTAACGGCAAAATGGAGCAAGTGTTTAACTTCACGGTGCCAAAAGACCCAGGCCACAATGTGGTGGAATCGATCAAAGCCATGCTGGCCGGTGAAAGTAAAATCTTCATTGGGCTTGGCGGTAACTTTGTGTCGGCTACGCCGGATACTCGCTTAACTCAACAAGCACTAGAAAGCTGTAACCTGACTGTCAATATTGCGACCAAGCTCAATCGCACCCATTTATCTCCGGGTAAAGACTCACTGATCTTGCCTTGCCTTGGTCGCACCGATGTTGACCTGCAAAAAGGTGGGCAACAGTGTGTCACTGTGGAAGATTCATTCAGCATGGTGCACGCATCTTATGGTGCAGTAGAAAACGATAAAGACAAAAACGATCAAGGGGAAATGCGCTCGGAGCCGGCGATCATTGCTGGCATGGCGCACGCAACATTGGGATCGTATCCGGTGGATTGGCTGCATCTAATTGAAGATTACGATCGCATCCGATCGCTGATTGAAAAAGTGATCCCAGGCTTTGCTGGCGTCAATGACAAGATCAAACAACCGGGTGGTTTTTATCTTGGCAATTCAGCGCGAGACAATAACTGGCAGACACCATCAGGCAAAGCGGAAATCAAAAGCCACGATTTGCCTCAACACCTAATGCCGGCCAAATTGCGTGAGATGAGCGACCAAGCGGTGTTCGTATTGCAAACCATGCGCTCACACGATCAATACAATACCACGGTTTATGGATTTGATGATCGTTACCGTGGCGTGTTTGGCGAGCGTAAAGTGCTGTTTATGAATGCACAAGACATCGAAAAGCTGGGCATGAAAGCCGGTGATCGAGTCGACATTCGCTCACTGTATGCCGATCAATATGAGCGTGAAGTGTTTGGCTTTAAGTTGGTGGAATACGACATTCCTGCCGGTAATATTGCCGCTTATTTCCCAGAAGCAAACCCGCTGGTTGCGCTGCATGACAGCGGTGATTTAAGCCATACGCCAGTGTCGAAAGCGATTGTGGTCACGGTGAAGAAAAGTGCGGAAACCACTGAAAATATCCACGTCGTTTCCTACTAA
- the fdhD gene encoding formate dehydrogenase accessory sulfurtransferase FdhD — protein MPQIEPNIRPDFMMEELVHQGSVTRFRSANHFTMPQQETFAIETPVALVYNGIAHTVLMCSQADLDDLAVGFSLSEGIIGHARDIHDIDTVESSAGVELHIELSNRCFERLKQARRTMAGRTGCGICGSESLSHVVRTQPTLPNQSQFDWHLIDQVLADLKGKQTLNQITGATHAAVYVSEQGDILAIREDVGRHIALDKLVGYIARNKLAGGAILVTSRASFEMVQKTVSAGIEILLAISAATSMAVKLAEQSNLTLVGFCRPGRADAYTYPQRLLGQ, from the coding sequence ATGCCTCAAATTGAACCTAATATTCGCCCTGATTTCATGATGGAAGAGCTTGTTCATCAAGGCTCAGTAACTCGTTTTCGTTCAGCGAATCATTTCACTATGCCACAGCAAGAAACCTTTGCGATCGAAACGCCGGTTGCATTGGTTTATAACGGTATCGCTCATACTGTGTTGATGTGCAGTCAAGCCGATTTGGACGATCTGGCGGTTGGCTTTTCCCTGTCTGAAGGCATTATTGGCCACGCGCGTGACATTCATGATATCGACACCGTGGAATCGAGCGCCGGTGTGGAATTGCATATCGAATTATCGAATCGTTGTTTTGAGCGTTTAAAGCAGGCGCGTCGTACCATGGCTGGACGTACCGGATGCGGGATTTGTGGCTCAGAAAGTTTGTCTCATGTGGTGCGAACGCAACCGACATTGCCGAATCAAAGTCAGTTCGATTGGCATTTGATCGATCAAGTATTAGCGGATCTCAAAGGGAAACAAACTCTCAACCAAATCACTGGGGCGACCCATGCGGCGGTGTATGTGTCTGAACAGGGAGACATTCTCGCGATTCGTGAAGATGTCGGTCGTCATATCGCGTTGGATAAACTGGTTGGTTATATTGCGCGTAATAAACTCGCGGGTGGGGCGATTTTGGTGACTAGCCGAGCCAGTTTTGAAATGGTGCAAAAAACCGTGAGTGCGGGGATCGAAATTCTGCTTGCCATTTCAGCGGCTACTAGCATGGCGGTGAAACTGGCAGAGCAGTCGAATTTAACCTTAGTCGGCTTCTGTCGCCCCGGCCGAGCCGATGCTTATACCTATCCGCAGCGGTTATTAGGTCAATAG
- a CDS encoding DUF1338 domain-containing protein translates to MSVEQLFEQLWQDYTQRLCPSALKVQKLLTHKHEQPVNDHIALRTFSGSKLGLAQLAKHFVQLGYQQAGEYHFESKKLLAHHYQHPEPQYPKVFISELCLELCSDNLKDIVGKLIHDLPHQYADDVRFLFQGRPWRISKQEYLSLAQESEYAAWVGAHGFGANHFTVSVNELSGFADLEQVNDFLVWHHFEMNHSGGDIKGSAEVGLQQSSTIADKVSVEFSDGELEIPGGFYEFAKRFPMKNGELYQGFVTASADKIFESTNRGS, encoded by the coding sequence GTGAGCGTTGAGCAATTATTTGAGCAGCTTTGGCAGGATTACACCCAGCGTTTGTGTCCCTCAGCGTTAAAAGTGCAGAAACTACTGACACATAAACATGAACAACCCGTGAACGATCATATTGCGCTGCGCACGTTTTCCGGCAGTAAACTGGGTTTGGCCCAATTGGCTAAACATTTTGTGCAATTGGGTTATCAACAAGCGGGCGAATATCATTTTGAAAGTAAAAAGCTGCTCGCACATCATTATCAGCACCCTGAACCTCAATATCCCAAAGTCTTTATTAGTGAGCTTTGCTTAGAATTATGTTCCGATAATCTCAAAGACATTGTTGGCAAGTTGATTCATGACTTGCCTCATCAGTATGCCGATGATGTGCGTTTTTTATTTCAGGGGCGCCCGTGGCGAATTTCAAAACAAGAATATTTAAGTTTGGCACAAGAAAGTGAATATGCAGCCTGGGTTGGAGCGCATGGGTTTGGTGCCAATCATTTTACTGTGAGTGTGAATGAACTTTCAGGCTTTGCAGATTTAGAGCAAGTGAATGATTTTCTTGTGTGGCACCATTTTGAAATGAATCATTCTGGTGGTGATATCAAAGGCAGTGCTGAGGTGGGGCTACAGCAATCTTCTACTATCGCAGATAAAGTGTCGGTAGAGTTTAGCGATGGCGAGCTGGAAATACCAGGTGGGTTCTATGAATTTGCTAAGCGTTTTCCTATGAAGAATGGAGAGCTGTATCAAGGCTTTGTGACGGCATCAGCGGATAAAATTTTCGAAAGTACAAATCGTGGAAGTTAA
- the gmk gene encoding guanylate kinase has translation MGKGTLYIVSAPSGAGKSSLIAAMLEKNPNYAMKVSISHTTRDQRPGEEDGVHYHFVEKDHFIELMEQGVFLEHAEVFGNYYGTSRVWIEESLNKGIDIFLDIDWQGARQIREQMPEAKGIFILPPSNGELERRLNTRGQDSEEVIAGRMSKAKSEISHYNEYDYLIINDDFDAALMDFKAIIRAERLKQEKQAVKYNGMLKALLAE, from the coding sequence ATCGGTAAAGGTACGCTTTATATTGTTTCTGCGCCAAGCGGTGCAGGTAAATCGAGCTTGATCGCAGCCATGTTAGAGAAAAACCCTAACTACGCGATGAAAGTATCTATTTCTCACACCACGCGTGATCAGCGCCCAGGTGAAGAAGATGGCGTTCATTATCACTTTGTGGAAAAAGATCATTTCATTGAACTGATGGAACAAGGTGTTTTCCTTGAGCACGCGGAGGTGTTTGGTAATTACTACGGAACGTCTCGTGTGTGGATTGAAGAAAGCCTCAATAAAGGCATCGATATTTTCCTAGATATTGATTGGCAAGGCGCGCGTCAAATCCGTGAGCAAATGCCAGAAGCGAAAGGTATCTTTATTCTGCCGCCATCGAATGGTGAGCTTGAACGTCGCTTAAATACCCGCGGTCAAGATAGCGAAGAAGTCATTGCTGGCCGTATGAGCAAGGCGAAATCGGAAATCTCTCATTACAATGAGTATGATTACCTTATCATTAACGATGATTTCGATGCCGCACTGATGGACTTTAAAGCCATCATTCGTGCTGAGCGTCTAAAACAAGAGAAACAAGCGGTTAAATACAACGGCATGTTGAAAGCACTGTTAGCGGAATAA
- a CDS encoding Na+/H+ antiporter NhaC family protein, giving the protein MSAPKPNLSNNITPSALALLPLGVFLALFIGVGAYLTFEGVDFAFYQLPAPIAALPAIVVAIALSKDKINKAIEQFLKGVGHQDIIAMCMIYLLAGAFAAVAKASGGVDATVNLGLSLLPTSMILPGIFLISAFIATAMGTSMGTIAAVAPVAVGIAHSAGMSLPLTAGVVLSGAMFGDNLSIISDTTIAATRSQGCEMKDKFRENFKIAVPAAIIALIIFAFSSTATQTPTTTDIEWLKILPYITILVLAVSGLNVFVVLSLGIVFAGAVSLFSVPDYALTHLGKDIYAGFTNMQEIFILSMLIGGLSELMRRQGGLAFLTQLVSRVIKKFGRKHANDANSKASELGIAILVSLTNFCTANNTVAIIVSGSVALELSEQNDVSARRSASLLDIFSCVTQGILPYGAQILLLGSVFKLSPLEIVSNSYYCFVLAACAVLTVFIQHRHR; this is encoded by the coding sequence ATGTCTGCGCCTAAACCCAATTTATCCAATAACATCACGCCTTCTGCACTGGCGCTATTACCACTCGGCGTATTTCTGGCGTTATTTATTGGAGTGGGTGCTTACTTAACGTTTGAAGGTGTGGATTTCGCGTTTTATCAATTACCTGCGCCTATTGCGGCCTTGCCTGCGATTGTGGTGGCGATTGCACTCAGCAAAGACAAAATCAATAAAGCCATTGAGCAGTTTTTGAAAGGTGTCGGCCATCAAGACATCATTGCGATGTGTATGATCTACCTACTTGCAGGTGCATTTGCTGCTGTCGCCAAAGCCTCTGGCGGTGTCGATGCCACGGTTAACCTTGGATTATCCCTGCTGCCAACCAGCATGATTTTGCCGGGCATCTTTTTGATCTCAGCCTTTATTGCCACCGCGATGGGCACATCCATGGGCACGATTGCCGCCGTTGCGCCAGTGGCGGTTGGCATTGCCCATTCTGCAGGCATGAGCTTGCCGCTGACCGCTGGCGTGGTCTTAAGTGGGGCCATGTTTGGTGATAACTTATCCATCATTTCTGATACAACCATTGCCGCGACGCGTTCGCAAGGCTGTGAAATGAAAGATAAATTTCGTGAAAACTTTAAGATTGCCGTGCCGGCTGCGATCATCGCGCTCATCATTTTCGCTTTTAGCAGCACTGCCACCCAAACGCCGACCACAACCGATATCGAGTGGTTAAAGATTTTACCTTACATCACTATTTTAGTATTGGCGGTGTCTGGTCTGAATGTGTTTGTTGTGCTCAGTTTAGGCATTGTGTTTGCAGGTGCTGTGAGTTTATTTTCCGTACCGGATTACGCGTTAACTCATCTGGGCAAAGACATTTACGCAGGCTTTACCAACATGCAGGAGATTTTCATTCTGTCGATGTTGATTGGTGGTTTAAGTGAGCTCATGCGTCGACAAGGTGGCCTGGCTTTCTTAACTCAGCTAGTTAGCCGTGTCATCAAGAAATTTGGTCGCAAACATGCCAATGATGCTAACTCCAAAGCCAGTGAACTCGGCATCGCGATTTTAGTGTCTCTCACCAACTTTTGTACCGCAAATAACACAGTCGCGATCATCGTTTCTGGCAGCGTGGCGCTTGAATTGTCTGAGCAAAATGACGTTTCGGCTCGTCGTTCGGCAAGTTTGCTGGATATTTTTTCTTGTGTCACTCAAGGGATCTTGCCGTATGGCGCACAAATCCTATTGCTCGGTTCGGTGTTTAAGTTGTCGCCGTTAGAGATTGTGAGCAATTCTTATTACTGCTTTGTACTTGCCGCTTGCGCAGTGTTAACCGTCTTCATCCAACATCGTCATCGCTAA
- the spoT gene encoding bifunctional GTP diphosphokinase/guanosine-3',5'-bis pyrophosphate 3'-pyrophosphohydrolase, with translation MYLFESLKAVAQEYLPESQIETLRQAFLVAKDAHEGQSRSSGEPYIIHPVAVARILAEMHLDNETLMAALLHDVIEDTEVTKEDLAEQFGETVAELVDGVSKLDKLKFRDRKEAQAENFRKMILAMVQDIRVILIKLADRTHNMRTLGALRPDKRRRIARETLEIFSPLAHRLGIHNIKTELEELGFEALYPNRYRVLKEVVKAARGNRKEMIQRIHSEIEGRLQEAGLQVRVLGREKNLYSIYNKMRTKEQRFHTIMDIYAFRVIVDTPDTCYRVLGQVHNLYKPRPGRMKDYIAVPKANGYQSLHTSMVGPHGVPVEVQIRTEDMDQMADKGVAAHWSYKANGDSSGTTAQIKAQRWMQSLLELQQSAGNSFEFIENVKSDLFPDEIFVFTPKGRIIELPAGATAVDFAYAVHTDVGNTCVGARVDRNPYPLSKALKNGQTIEIISAPGARPNAAWLNYVVTSRARTKIRQVLKTMRREESVALGRRLLNHALGELSLKDISEDNIKHVVADLKLKTLDDLLAAIGLGELMSIVIARRLLGDADELTEMPSTDPEVTTSKKKLPIRGAEGILLTYAKCCHPIPGDEIIAHVSPGRGLVIHRETCPNVRGYQKEPERYMAVEWSKDIEQEFITELKVDMQNRQGALAELTNVVASTGSNIHGIATEERDGRLYTITLLLTTKDRVHLAGIMKRIRVMPHALKVRRARN, from the coding sequence TTGTACTTATTTGAAAGTTTAAAGGCCGTTGCCCAAGAATATTTGCCAGAGTCTCAAATCGAGACTCTGCGCCAAGCCTTTTTGGTTGCAAAAGATGCCCACGAAGGTCAAAGCCGTTCTAGTGGCGAACCTTATATTATCCATCCTGTCGCGGTAGCCCGCATTCTTGCAGAGATGCATCTCGATAACGAAACCTTAATGGCGGCGTTGTTACATGATGTAATCGAAGATACTGAGGTCACCAAAGAAGATCTTGCCGAACAATTTGGTGAGACAGTGGCAGAACTGGTGGATGGCGTATCGAAACTCGATAAGCTCAAATTCCGTGATCGTAAAGAAGCTCAAGCTGAAAACTTCCGCAAAATGATCTTAGCCATGGTGCAAGACATTCGTGTAATTTTAATTAAGCTGGCTGACCGTACTCACAACATGCGCACCCTCGGCGCATTACGTCCAGATAAACGTCGTCGCATCGCGCGTGAGACGTTAGAAATCTTCTCTCCCCTTGCCCACCGTTTAGGTATTCACAACATTAAAACTGAGCTAGAAGAGCTGGGTTTTGAAGCGTTATACCCGAACCGCTACCGCGTTTTAAAAGAAGTGGTGAAAGCCGCTCGTGGTAACCGCAAGGAAATGATCCAACGCATTCACAGTGAAATTGAAGGCCGCCTACAAGAAGCGGGGCTACAAGTTCGTGTCTTGGGTCGTGAGAAAAACTTGTACTCCATCTACAACAAGATGCGTACTAAAGAACAACGTTTCCACACCATTATGGACATTTACGCTTTCCGCGTGATTGTGGATACGCCAGATACCTGTTATCGCGTACTTGGCCAAGTGCATAACTTGTACAAACCTCGCCCAGGCCGCATGAAAGACTATATTGCGGTACCTAAAGCGAACGGATATCAATCTTTGCACACTTCGATGGTTGGCCCTCACGGCGTACCGGTTGAAGTGCAGATCCGTACTGAAGATATGGATCAAATGGCCGACAAAGGTGTCGCGGCGCATTGGTCGTACAAAGCCAATGGCGACAGCTCTGGCACGACAGCGCAAATTAAAGCGCAGCGTTGGATGCAAAGCCTACTTGAGCTGCAACAAAGTGCCGGTAACTCATTTGAATTTATCGAAAACGTAAAATCGGATCTGTTCCCAGATGAGATTTTCGTGTTCACACCAAAAGGCCGCATCATTGAATTACCAGCTGGTGCGACTGCGGTCGATTTCGCCTATGCGGTGCATACTGATGTCGGCAATACTTGTGTCGGTGCGCGGGTCGATCGTAACCCGTACCCACTCAGCAAAGCGCTGAAAAATGGCCAAACCATTGAAATCATTAGTGCACCGGGCGCTCGCCCTAACGCCGCATGGTTAAACTATGTGGTGACTTCGCGTGCCCGCACTAAGATTCGTCAAGTGCTGAAAACCATGCGTCGTGAAGAATCGGTGGCATTAGGTCGTCGTTTACTCAACCACGCACTGGGTGAGCTTTCTCTAAAAGACATCAGTGAAGACAACATCAAACATGTGGTTGCTGATCTTAAACTCAAGACGCTGGATGATTTGTTAGCCGCGATTGGTTTAGGTGAGTTGATGAGCATAGTGATCGCACGTCGCTTATTAGGCGATGCGGATGAACTAACAGAAATGCCAAGCACGGATCCAGAAGTAACCACCAGCAAGAAGAAACTGCCTATTCGTGGCGCAGAAGGTATTTTGCTGACTTACGCCAAGTGTTGTCACCCAATTCCAGGCGACGAAATCATTGCCCATGTTTCTCCGGGTCGTGGCTTGGTTATCCACCGTGAAACTTGTCCAAACGTTCGTGGTTATCAAAAAGAGCCAGAACGTTATATGGCTGTGGAATGGTCGAAAGATATTGAGCAAGAGTTTATTACTGAGCTCAAAGTCGATATGCAAAACCGTCAAGGTGCGTTGGCAGAATTAACCAATGTCGTTGCCTCTACAGGTTCAAATATTCATGGGATTGCGACCGAAGAGCGTGATGGCCGTTTGTATACCATCACCTTGCTATTAACCACCAAAGACCGCGTTCATTTAGCCGGCATAATGAAGCGTATTCGCGTGATGCCACATGCTTTAAAGGTTCGTCGCGCACGCAACTAG